A window of Hymenobacter aerilatus contains these coding sequences:
- a CDS encoding 50S ribosomal protein L25/general stress protein Ctc, with amino-acid sequence MKSLEIVGFKRANLGKKDAKALRLESYVPCVLYGGDEQVHFSAPAILFRELLYTPEVHIVDLNVEGTTYRAIVQDAQFHPVNEMLLHVDFLLLQDGKEVKMEVPVQYVGVSPGVLAGGKLVSKLRKLKVKALPENLPDSVKVDISDLGLGKSIKVSKVEPENYTILTNPLAPIATVAIPRALKGQMANEK; translated from the coding sequence ATGAAAAGCCTCGAGATTGTAGGGTTTAAAAGAGCGAATCTCGGTAAGAAAGATGCCAAGGCGTTGCGCCTGGAGTCGTATGTACCGTGCGTACTGTACGGCGGCGACGAGCAAGTGCATTTTTCCGCTCCGGCCATCCTGTTCCGCGAACTGCTGTACACCCCCGAAGTACACATTGTAGACCTCAACGTAGAAGGTACTACCTACCGTGCTATCGTACAGGACGCGCAGTTCCACCCCGTAAACGAAATGCTGCTGCACGTTGACTTCCTGTTGCTGCAAGACGGCAAAGAAGTGAAAATGGAAGTACCCGTGCAGTATGTAGGCGTTTCGCCGGGCGTACTGGCCGGTGGCAAACTGGTAAGCAAGCTGCGCAAGCTGAAAGTGAAAGCCCTTCCCGAAAACCTGCCCGATTCCGTGAAAGTGGATATTTCGGACCTGGGCCTCGGCAAGTCGATCAAGGTAAGCAAGGTAGAGCCTGAGAACTACACCATCCTGACCAACCCGCTGGCTCCTATCGCCACTGTGGCCATCCCACGTGCGCTGAAAGGCCAAATGGCCAACGAGAAATAA
- the pth gene encoding aminoacyl-tRNA hydrolase yields the protein MKFLVMALGNIGPEYADTRHNIGFMVADYLAQKNDARFELGRHAFVTEIKHKGKTFVLVKPTTYMNLSGKAAVHYLTSLKIPKENMVVVTDDLALPYGKLRLKGKGSAGGHNGLKSIQESIGSDEYARLRFGVDANFSKGRQVDYVLNPFTADEQIDLSTHIERAAEAILSFGTIGLERTMNVVNTK from the coding sequence ATGAAGTTTTTAGTTATGGCTCTGGGCAATATTGGCCCCGAGTATGCCGACACGCGCCACAACATTGGCTTTATGGTGGCCGATTACCTGGCGCAGAAAAACGACGCCCGGTTTGAGTTAGGCCGTCATGCCTTTGTCACCGAAATAAAGCACAAGGGCAAAACCTTTGTGCTGGTAAAGCCCACCACCTATATGAACCTAAGTGGCAAGGCTGCCGTGCATTACCTCACTAGCCTGAAAATTCCGAAGGAAAATATGGTTGTGGTAACCGACGACTTGGCTCTACCCTATGGCAAGCTGCGCCTGAAGGGCAAAGGCTCAGCCGGCGGACACAACGGCTTGAAGAGCATTCAGGAAAGCATCGGTTCTGACGAATATGCCCGTCTGCGCTTCGGTGTCGATGCCAACTTCTCGAAGGGTAGACAGGTAGATTACGTACTCAATCCTTTCACCGCCGATGAGCAAATCGACCTTTCCACCCACATCGAGCGGGCAGCGGAGGCGATTCTGTCATTTGGAACAATTGGGCTGGAGCGCACGATGAACGTAGTGAACACGAAGTAG
- the metG gene encoding methionine--tRNA ligase: MQTLPQRYTVTAALPYANGPVHIGHLAGVYLPADIYVRYLRAQQRDVKFICGSDEHGVPITIRAQKEGVAPQQVVDKYHAIIKDSFQEFGVSFDIYSRTSSETHAETASGFFRKLYDDNKFIEQVSEQYYDEKAGQFLADRYIVGTCPHCGNENAYGDQCEKCGSSLSPSELINPRSMLSGNQPVLRETKHWYLPLDQYEPWLREWIVEGHKQDWKTNVYGQCKSWLDQGLHPRAVTRDLDWGVPVPVAGAEGKVLYVWFDAPIGYISATKDLLPGDAWKPYWQDAGTKLVHFIGKDNIVFHCIIFPAMLKAHGDYILPDNVPANEFLNLEGDKISTSRNWAVWLHEYLQDFPGKADVLRYVLCANAPETKDNDFTWKDFQARNNNELVANLGNFVNRAVVLTHKFFEGKVPEAVGFATEDEDVLRQLAEFPQRVGDLIEAYRFRDALNELMNLTRLGNKYLADMEPWKLIKTDQARTGTVLHVALQLAAGLVTLLEPFLPASAEKLGQMLNLEKGNWQQAGQPDALPAGHQLQPAALLFDKIEDATVEAQVQKLLDTKKANELAAAVAAPAKPDVSFEQFQQMDLRIGTITAAEKVAKTKKLLKLTVDLGLPEPRTIVSGIAEHFLPEALIGQQVQVLLNLAPREIKGIQSQGMLLMAENADGVLSLMQPSSHVLPGSGVA, encoded by the coding sequence ATGCAAACTCTTCCCCAACGCTATACCGTTACGGCGGCCCTACCCTACGCCAACGGCCCCGTGCACATTGGTCACCTGGCGGGCGTGTATCTGCCGGCCGATATTTACGTGCGCTACCTACGTGCCCAGCAGCGCGACGTGAAGTTCATTTGCGGTTCCGATGAGCACGGCGTGCCCATCACCATTCGCGCCCAGAAGGAAGGCGTCGCGCCTCAGCAAGTAGTTGATAAATACCACGCCATCATCAAAGATTCTTTCCAGGAATTTGGCGTGTCGTTCGATATTTATTCGCGCACTTCTTCCGAAACACACGCCGAAACCGCCAGCGGTTTCTTCCGCAAACTCTACGACGATAACAAGTTTATTGAGCAGGTTTCGGAGCAGTATTATGATGAAAAAGCCGGGCAGTTTTTGGCTGACCGCTACATTGTGGGCACCTGCCCGCATTGCGGCAACGAAAACGCCTACGGCGACCAGTGCGAGAAGTGCGGGTCGTCGCTGAGCCCCAGCGAGCTGATCAATCCGCGTTCCATGCTCTCCGGCAACCAGCCGGTGCTGCGCGAAACCAAGCACTGGTACCTACCCCTCGATCAGTACGAACCCTGGCTGCGCGAGTGGATTGTGGAAGGCCACAAGCAGGACTGGAAAACTAATGTGTACGGCCAATGCAAATCCTGGCTCGACCAGGGCCTGCATCCCCGCGCCGTGACCCGCGACCTAGATTGGGGCGTGCCTGTGCCAGTGGCCGGCGCCGAGGGCAAAGTGCTCTACGTATGGTTTGATGCACCCATTGGCTACATCTCTGCTACCAAAGACCTGCTGCCCGGCGACGCTTGGAAACCGTATTGGCAGGATGCCGGCACCAAGCTGGTGCACTTCATTGGTAAGGACAACATCGTGTTCCACTGCATCATCTTCCCTGCGATGCTGAAGGCCCACGGCGACTACATCCTGCCCGACAACGTGCCTGCCAACGAGTTCCTGAACCTGGAAGGCGACAAAATCTCTACCTCGCGCAACTGGGCCGTGTGGCTGCACGAGTATCTTCAGGATTTCCCCGGCAAGGCTGATGTGCTGCGCTACGTGCTCTGCGCCAACGCCCCCGAAACCAAGGACAACGACTTCACTTGGAAGGACTTTCAGGCGCGCAACAACAACGAGCTGGTGGCCAACCTCGGCAACTTCGTGAACCGCGCTGTGGTGCTTACGCACAAGTTTTTCGAGGGTAAAGTGCCCGAAGCTGTCGGTTTCGCAACTGAGGACGAAGACGTGCTGCGCCAACTCGCAGAGTTTCCGCAACGGGTAGGCGACCTGATTGAAGCATACCGTTTCCGCGACGCGCTGAATGAGCTGATGAACCTCACACGCCTCGGCAACAAGTACCTGGCCGATATGGAGCCTTGGAAGCTCATCAAAACCGACCAAGCCCGCACCGGCACCGTGCTGCACGTGGCTCTGCAACTGGCCGCTGGTTTGGTGACGCTGTTAGAGCCGTTCCTACCCGCTTCGGCTGAAAAGCTAGGCCAGATGCTGAATCTGGAGAAAGGCAACTGGCAGCAAGCCGGCCAGCCCGATGCCCTACCCGCTGGCCACCAGCTCCAGCCCGCTGCCCTGCTCTTTGACAAAATCGAGGATGCTACGGTAGAGGCCCAGGTACAGAAGCTGCTCGACACCAAGAAAGCCAATGAACTAGCCGCCGCCGTGGCCGCTCCCGCCAAGCCAGACGTATCGTTCGAGCAGTTCCAGCAAATGGACCTGCGCATCGGCACCATCACGGCGGCTGAGAAGGTAGCCAAGACCAAGAAGCTGCTGAAACTGACCGTCGATCTAGGCCTGCCCGAGCCGCGCACCATCGTGTCGGGCATCGCCGAGCATTTCCTACCCGAAGCTCTCATTGGCCAGCAAGTGCAGGTGCTGTTGAACTTGGCGCCCCGTGAAATCAAAGGCATCCAGAGCCAGGGCATGCTGTTGATGGCCGAAAACGCCGATGGGGTGTTGTCGCTGATGCAGCCGAGCAGCCATGTGTTGCCGGGGAGTGGCGTAGCGTAA
- a CDS encoding DUF3050 domain-containing protein, with the protein MSASPNSIEGLQQKLAPARQQLVDHGIYHALTSLDDLRTFMQHHVFAVWDFMSLLKALQRELTCVTLPWVPKGNPATRRLINDIVLEEETDVDPEGRSSSHFELYLRSMQECGADTEPVERLLVALAEGKTVAEALHAAQVPTSVREFVLSTFAIIDSGKPHAVAAAFTFGREDVIPDMFRHLVADLQRRFPGQLDTFAYYLNRHIELDEEVHTPLAQQMVRELCGDDAQKWQEAATVAADCMQARVALWNGIQADLGVVVSS; encoded by the coding sequence ATGTCCGCTTCTCCCAATTCAATAGAAGGCCTGCAACAGAAGCTGGCCCCCGCTCGCCAACAGCTCGTTGACCACGGCATATACCACGCCCTCACATCGCTCGACGATTTGCGCACGTTTATGCAGCACCACGTTTTTGCCGTGTGGGATTTTATGTCGTTGCTGAAGGCCTTGCAACGCGAGCTGACCTGCGTGACCCTACCCTGGGTGCCCAAGGGAAATCCTGCGACCCGCCGCCTCATCAACGATATCGTGCTGGAAGAAGAAACCGATGTAGACCCCGAAGGTCGCTCCAGCAGCCACTTTGAGCTGTACCTGCGTTCTATGCAGGAGTGCGGCGCCGATACCGAGCCAGTAGAGCGCTTATTGGTAGCGCTGGCCGAAGGTAAAACTGTAGCTGAGGCCCTGCACGCTGCGCAGGTACCGACCTCGGTGCGGGAGTTTGTGCTGAGCACGTTTGCCATTATCGACTCGGGCAAGCCGCACGCCGTGGCCGCTGCCTTCACCTTTGGCCGCGAAGACGTGATTCCAGATATGTTTCGCCATTTGGTAGCCGATTTGCAGCGCCGTTTTCCTGGCCAGCTCGATACGTTTGCCTACTACCTCAACCGCCACATCGAGCTGGATGAGGAAGTGCACACGCCCCTGGCCCAACAGATGGTACGCGAGCTGTGTGGCGATGATGCCCAGAAATGGCAGGAAGCCGCCACCGTAGCCGCCGACTGCATGCAGGCCCGTGTAGCCCTCTGGAATGGTATTCAGGCCGACTTAGGCGTGGTGGTTTCCAGTTAA
- the msrB gene encoding peptide-methionine (R)-S-oxide reductase MsrB produces the protein MRTSLLALLLALGISSTACSQNKPKTIPNGPDVPARTVHAVDKKYAAPKPVTGKPGEFPVQKTTAEWEKQLTEEQFYILREKGTERAFNNPYWDNHAKGTYYCAGCHNLLFNSSTKFESGTGWPSFWAPATDNSLKVASDESFGMSRDEIVCATCGGHLGHVFDDGPKPTGLRYCMDSYGMTFEKAK, from the coding sequence ATGCGTACTTCCTTGCTGGCTTTGCTGTTAGCTCTCGGCATCAGCTCCACGGCGTGTTCCCAAAACAAACCCAAAACCATTCCCAACGGCCCCGATGTGCCCGCCCGCACTGTGCATGCGGTGGACAAGAAATACGCTGCCCCCAAACCTGTAACGGGCAAGCCCGGTGAGTTTCCGGTGCAGAAAACCACCGCCGAATGGGAAAAGCAGCTCACCGAGGAGCAGTTTTACATTCTGCGCGAAAAAGGCACTGAGCGCGCCTTCAACAATCCGTATTGGGACAACCACGCCAAGGGCACATACTACTGCGCTGGCTGTCACAACCTGCTATTCAACTCCAGCACCAAGTTTGAATCGGGCACGGGTTGGCCGAGCTTCTGGGCGCCAGCCACCGACAACAGTTTGAAGGTAGCCAGTGACGAAAGCTTCGGCATGAGCCGCGACGAGATTGTGTGCGCTACGTGCGGCGGCCATCTCGGCCACGTCTTCGACGACGGTCCCAAGCCCACGGGCTTGCGCTACTGTATGGACTCGTATGGTATGACCTTCGAGAAAGCCAAGTAA
- the typA gene encoding translational GTPase TypA has protein sequence MQNIRNIAIIAHVDHGKTTLVDKIIHASKIFDEHQQFDDLILDNNDLERERGITIVSKNVSVRYKDVKINIIDTPGHADFGGEVERVLKMADGVLLLVDAFEGAMPQTRFVLGKAIDLGLKPIVVVNKVDKENCRPDEVHEQVFDLMFNLGASEDQLDFVTLYGSSKQGWMSRDWKEQTDNITPLLDAIIEVIPPAPVNEGTPQMQVTSLDYSSFVGRIAIGRVQRGTLREGANMSLCKADGSIKKVKIKELQVFEGLGRAKVSEVSAGEICAVTGIEGFDIGDTIADADNPEALPRISIDEPTMNMLFTINNSPFFGKEGKFVTSRHLRDRLYKETEKNLALRVKDTDKEDSFLVYGRGILHLSVLIETMRREGYELQVGQPQVLFQEDESGHRLEPIEHLVVDVPEETAGKVIELVTMRKGELTIMEPKGDLQHLEFNIPSRGLIGLRNNVLTATAGEAIMNHRFVKYEAHKGNIPGRISGSLISLETGPGTAYTIDKMQDRGEFFVDPGEEVYAGQVIGEHTRPNDLTINIQKGKKLTNMRASGSDENAKIVPKRQFSLEEAMEYIQKDEYLEVTPKSVRMRKIYLDENERLRYAKQAD, from the coding sequence ATGCAGAACATTCGGAATATCGCAATTATTGCGCACGTTGACCACGGCAAGACTACGCTGGTGGACAAAATCATCCACGCCTCGAAAATCTTCGACGAACACCAGCAGTTCGACGACCTGATTCTCGACAACAACGACCTGGAGCGCGAGCGGGGTATCACCATCGTTTCCAAGAACGTATCCGTCCGCTATAAGGACGTTAAAATCAACATCATCGACACCCCTGGTCACGCCGACTTTGGTGGTGAGGTAGAGCGCGTACTGAAAATGGCCGACGGCGTACTGCTGCTAGTGGATGCCTTCGAAGGCGCCATGCCGCAGACGCGTTTCGTGTTGGGCAAAGCCATCGACCTGGGCTTGAAGCCTATCGTGGTGGTAAACAAGGTAGACAAGGAAAACTGCCGTCCCGACGAGGTGCACGAGCAAGTATTCGACCTTATGTTCAACCTGGGTGCCTCGGAAGACCAGTTGGATTTCGTGACCCTGTACGGCTCGTCGAAGCAAGGCTGGATGTCGCGCGACTGGAAAGAGCAGACCGACAACATCACGCCCCTACTCGACGCCATTATCGAGGTGATTCCGCCCGCACCGGTCAACGAAGGCACTCCGCAGATGCAGGTGACCTCGCTCGACTATTCGTCATTCGTAGGCCGTATCGCCATCGGACGCGTGCAGCGTGGCACCCTGAGAGAAGGTGCTAACATGAGCTTGTGCAAGGCTGATGGCAGCATCAAGAAAGTAAAGATCAAAGAACTACAGGTGTTCGAAGGCCTCGGCCGCGCCAAGGTTTCGGAGGTTAGCGCCGGCGAAATCTGCGCCGTAACAGGTATTGAAGGCTTCGACATCGGCGACACTATTGCCGACGCTGACAACCCGGAAGCCTTACCCCGCATCAGCATCGACGAGCCGACGATGAACATGCTGTTCACCATCAACAACTCGCCGTTCTTTGGCAAGGAAGGTAAGTTCGTGACGTCGCGTCACTTACGCGACCGTCTGTACAAGGAAACCGAGAAAAACCTGGCCCTGCGCGTGAAAGACACCGATAAGGAAGACTCCTTCTTGGTGTATGGTCGCGGTATTCTTCACTTGTCGGTACTCATCGAAACGATGCGCCGCGAAGGCTATGAATTGCAGGTAGGCCAGCCTCAGGTATTGTTCCAGGAAGACGAGAGCGGCCACCGTTTGGAGCCCATCGAGCACTTGGTAGTAGATGTACCCGAGGAAACTGCCGGCAAGGTGATTGAGCTGGTGACCATGCGCAAAGGCGAGTTGACCATCATGGAGCCGAAAGGCGACTTGCAGCACCTGGAGTTCAACATTCCGTCGCGCGGGCTGATTGGCTTGCGCAACAACGTGCTGACTGCCACCGCTGGTGAGGCCATCATGAACCACCGCTTCGTGAAATATGAGGCCCACAAAGGCAACATCCCTGGCCGTATTTCCGGCTCGCTGATTTCGCTGGAAACGGGTCCCGGTACCGCCTACACCATCGACAAGATGCAGGACCGCGGCGAATTCTTCGTAGATCCGGGCGAGGAAGTGTACGCTGGCCAGGTTATCGGCGAGCATACCCGTCCCAACGACTTGACCATCAACATCCAGAAGGGCAAGAAGCTCACCAACATGCGCGCTTCGGGCTCCGACGAAAACGCGAAGATTGTTCCGAAGCGTCAGTTCTCGCTGGAAGAAGCTATGGAATACATCCAGAAGGATGAGTACCTAGAGGTAACGCCGAAATCGGTACGGATGCGCAAGATCTACCTCGACGAAAACGAGCGTCTGCGCTATGCCAAGCAGGCTGACTAA
- a CDS encoding acylphosphatase: MAQEHRTFRIHGHVQGVFFRQSAKQEARLLGLTGYARNNEDSTVTIEAEGPAEALDKLAAWCQHGPSTARVERVEEKVGEVQGYTEFEVQR; this comes from the coding sequence ATGGCACAAGAACACCGCACATTTCGCATTCACGGTCACGTACAAGGCGTCTTTTTTCGGCAAAGCGCAAAACAGGAAGCCCGCTTACTTGGCCTCACCGGCTACGCCCGCAACAACGAGGACAGCACTGTTACCATCGAAGCCGAAGGACCGGCCGAGGCACTGGATAAGCTAGCCGCCTGGTGTCAGCACGGCCCCAGCACCGCCAGGGTAGAGCGGGTAGAAGAGAAGGTAGGGGAGGTGCAGGGGTACACCGAGTTTGAAGTGCAACGGTAA
- the nagA gene encoding N-acetylglucosamine-6-phosphate deacetylase: protein MSYLLTNCIIYSGTTVLHDHAILIKGNHVAAIVPEVAAPADVDRVDGRGCNVSPGFIDLQIYGGGGALFSVDPTVESLQKLQAHVRRHGTTSFQATMPTNSMEMMRAALQAGRDYQQAGHPCLLGIHLEGPYINPLKKGAHQQEFIQQPTTDSVAELLALGEGTLRMMTLAPEVTTSEIVALLRRAEVVLSAGHSNATYAQGATAFKQGFTAATHLFNAMSALESRAPGLVGAIYDADSAHASIIADGVHCDFAAVRISHKMLGKRLFLITDAVEAGTHGAYRFRRAENCFVDENGTLAGSALSMMDAVRNCVQEVRLPLEEALRMATLYPAQVLALDDELGLIQPSYRADLCLFNADFEVQGTVLAGELAWNES, encoded by the coding sequence ATGTCCTACCTGCTCACTAACTGCATCATTTACAGCGGCACCACCGTTTTGCACGACCATGCCATTCTGATTAAAGGCAACCATGTAGCAGCCATTGTACCCGAAGTAGCGGCTCCTGCCGATGTGGACCGCGTAGACGGGCGCGGCTGCAATGTGAGTCCCGGCTTTATTGATTTGCAGATTTATGGTGGCGGCGGCGCGCTGTTTTCGGTTGATCCTACGGTCGAATCGTTGCAGAAACTACAGGCCCATGTGCGCCGCCACGGCACGACTAGCTTTCAGGCTACCATGCCCACCAACTCGATGGAGATGATGCGGGCAGCACTGCAAGCCGGCCGCGACTATCAGCAAGCTGGGCACCCCTGTTTATTAGGTATCCACCTCGAAGGGCCCTATATCAACCCCCTCAAAAAAGGTGCGCACCAACAAGAATTCATCCAGCAACCCACTACCGACTCGGTAGCGGAGCTGCTGGCGCTGGGCGAAGGCACCCTGCGCATGATGACGCTGGCGCCCGAAGTAACCACGTCGGAAATAGTAGCCCTGCTGCGCCGGGCGGAGGTGGTGCTGTCAGCGGGACACTCCAACGCTACGTACGCGCAGGGCGCAACGGCATTCAAGCAGGGCTTCACAGCGGCCACCCACTTATTCAATGCCATGTCGGCGCTGGAAAGCCGGGCGCCGGGCCTGGTAGGTGCCATCTACGATGCCGACTCGGCCCACGCCAGCATCATTGCCGACGGCGTGCACTGCGACTTTGCAGCCGTACGCATCAGCCACAAAATGTTGGGCAAACGGCTATTCCTGATAACCGATGCCGTGGAAGCCGGCACGCACGGCGCCTACCGCTTCCGTCGGGCCGAGAATTGCTTTGTGGATGAAAACGGCACGCTGGCCGGCTCGGCGCTCAGCATGATGGATGCCGTGCGCAACTGTGTGCAAGAGGTGCGGCTACCATTGGAAGAAGCCCTGCGTATGGCCACGCTCTACCCCGCCCAAGTCCTCGCTCTCGACGATGAGCTAGGCCTCATTCAACCCAGCTACCGCGCTGATTTGTGCCTGTTCAATGCTGATTTCGAGGTGCAAGGCACCGTATTAGCGGGGGAGTTGGCTTGGAATGAGTCATGA
- a CDS encoding TrmH family RNA methyltransferase, with product MSDLITSPQNPRIKALLRLQQKSSERRQQGLTIVEGLRELTVARQAGVAVPTVFICPELAGAAQPPSLVAALDKSTEWVTVSKAVFERVAYREGSDGVLALVRPPHRTLPDLRLPSNPLLLVLEAVEKPGNLGAILRTADAAQATAVIVCDPRTDLYNPNAIRSSIGCIFTVPTVATSRPELLAWCKEHGIRTYAAALTDAALPYTTRDFRGPTALVMGTEADGLTPELRQACDETIIIPMRGAIDSLNVSTATAILTFEAVRQRDEMVGL from the coding sequence ATGTCTGACCTCATCACTAGCCCCCAGAATCCACGTATCAAAGCCTTGTTGCGGCTGCAGCAAAAGTCGTCGGAGCGACGCCAACAGGGCCTGACCATTGTAGAAGGCCTGCGCGAACTGACGGTGGCCCGGCAGGCGGGGGTAGCCGTGCCCACCGTATTTATCTGTCCTGAACTGGCCGGTGCGGCGCAGCCGCCTAGCCTTGTCGCAGCACTCGACAAAAGCACGGAGTGGGTAACGGTATCGAAAGCCGTGTTTGAGCGCGTGGCTTACCGCGAAGGGTCCGATGGTGTGCTGGCCTTGGTGCGCCCACCTCACCGCACGCTTCCCGACCTTCGCCTACCCTCCAACCCGTTACTGCTGGTGCTGGAAGCCGTAGAAAAGCCCGGCAACTTGGGCGCCATCCTGCGCACCGCCGACGCCGCCCAGGCTACGGCCGTTATCGTCTGCGACCCGCGCACCGACCTGTACAACCCCAACGCTATCCGCAGCAGCATTGGCTGCATCTTCACAGTGCCCACAGTAGCTACCTCGCGGCCTGAGTTGCTGGCGTGGTGCAAGGAGCACGGCATCCGTACTTACGCTGCCGCCCTCACCGATGCGGCCCTACCCTATACCACCCGCGACTTCCGCGGCCCCACGGCCCTCGTCATGGGCACCGAAGCCGACGGCCTCACCCCCGAGCTACGCCAAGCCTGCGACGAAACCATCATCATCCCCATGCGCGGCGCCATCGACTCCCTCAACGTGAGCACGGCTACCGCCATACTGACCTTCGAAGCCGTACGGCAGAGAGATGAGATGGTAGGGTTGTGA
- a CDS encoding endonuclease III domain-containing protein, with protein sequence MKPSPTAPDSPTFEARQEKALLVHERLCAAYGAPFPFFSEKDPLSELISSLLSHRTKNQDSHRAYQQLRARFPTWDAVRDAPTAEVEAAINPCTWPEQKAPRLQAVLREVSTRCDGPCHLEFLADMPIPEARAWLEQLPGVGPKTSAAVLLFSTLHRPAMPVDSHHHRVAQRLDLIGPKVGEGPAHALLAALLPPDWTAQQVYDHHEALMFHGQKCCYYAAPACGRCVVLDQCPFGQARLGGVGSQ encoded by the coding sequence GTGAAACCCTCCCCTACCGCCCCCGACTCTCCCACCTTCGAAGCTCGCCAGGAAAAGGCGCTGCTGGTACACGAGCGCCTCTGCGCCGCGTACGGCGCGCCTTTTCCCTTTTTCAGCGAGAAAGACCCACTTAGTGAGCTGATTAGCTCCTTGCTTTCGCACCGCACCAAGAACCAGGACTCGCACCGCGCCTACCAGCAGCTGCGCGCCCGTTTTCCGACCTGGGACGCCGTACGCGACGCTCCCACCGCCGAGGTAGAGGCCGCCATTAACCCCTGCACCTGGCCCGAGCAAAAGGCACCGCGCCTGCAAGCCGTGCTGCGCGAGGTGAGCACCCGCTGCGACGGCCCCTGCCACCTAGAGTTTCTGGCCGATATGCCCATTCCCGAAGCTCGGGCTTGGCTGGAACAGTTGCCGGGGGTAGGCCCTAAAACCAGCGCTGCCGTACTGCTGTTCAGCACGTTGCACCGACCCGCTATGCCCGTCGATAGCCACCACCACCGCGTGGCCCAGCGCCTGGACCTCATTGGCCCGAAGGTAGGCGAAGGGCCCGCACACGCCTTACTGGCTGCCCTTCTACCCCCCGACTGGACCGCCCAACAAGTCTACGACCACCATGAAGCCCTCATGTTTCATGGGCAAAAATGCTGCTACTACGCCGCTCCAGCCTGCGGGCGCTGCGTGGTGCTCGACCAATGCCCATTCGGGCAAGCGCGGTTAGGAGGAGTGGGTAGTCAATAA
- a CDS encoding DUF167 domain-containing protein: MAILHLKAKPNARRNQLLVASDGTVTVRLQAPAQDGKANACLVAYLAEVFGVAKASVELLSGHTAPFKKVALNGVSEIDLQTVLQQYIVD; this comes from the coding sequence TTGGCCATTCTGCACCTCAAAGCCAAACCCAACGCTCGCCGTAACCAGCTACTAGTAGCCTCTGATGGCACCGTGACGGTGCGCCTACAAGCACCCGCCCAAGACGGTAAAGCCAACGCCTGTTTGGTAGCCTATCTGGCCGAGGTATTCGGTGTAGCCAAGGCAAGCGTTGAGCTACTGAGTGGCCACACGGCCCCTTTCAAAAAAGTAGCTCTTAATGGCGTGTCAGAAATTGACTTACAGACAGTTTTGCAGCAATATATAGTTGATTAG